A genomic segment from Candidatus Brocadia sinica JPN1 encodes:
- a CDS encoding Fic family protein translates to MGEEAGQLGSTRSFETTEGALTYTEVSERLAVSLARILARLLQTPSHEISITPEWLCQRHRELAGHLFPEWAGRFRTTDVKVGTLEPPAYYKVPLLVQSFCDDLAERLRHVDYDNLPEIAAFLTWVDWRFQWIHPFKDFNGRVGRLVLAALLYKLALPPVETAPTDPERRREYLEALRAGDAGNLDPLQKLWIRRFGEAI, encoded by the coding sequence ATGGGCGAAGAAGCAGGACAGCTAGGATCAACCCGGTCATTTGAGACGACTGAGGGCGCGCTTACCTATACGGAAGTCTCGGAAAGGCTTGCCGTCTCGCTTGCCCGGATTCTCGCTCGGCTTTTACAAACTCCATCCCACGAGATTAGCATCACGCCCGAGTGGCTCTGCCAGAGACACCGGGAACTCGCTGGGCATCTCTTCCCCGAATGGGCTGGCCGGTTTCGCACAACGGACGTGAAAGTCGGGACACTGGAGCCGCCGGCTTATTACAAAGTGCCGCTTCTCGTGCAGTCTTTCTGCGACGATTTAGCCGAGCGGTTGCGACATGTAGACTATGACAATCTGCCCGAGATAGCGGCGTTTCTCACCTGGGTGGACTGGCGATTTCAGTGGATTCATCCCTTCAAAGATTTCAACGGCCGCGTTGGTCGCTTGGTGCTGGCCGCCCTTCTTTACAAGCTTGCCCTGCCCCCTGTCGAAACCGCACCGACGGACCCTGAGAGGCGTCGTGAATATCTCGAAGCCCTGCGAGCCGGTGATGCGGGAAATCTCGACCCGCTTCAAAAATTATGGATCCGGCGATTCGGAGAAGCGATCTAG
- a CDS encoding OmpA family protein — protein MQKIYLLASFLTMSITILTGCAQLKPHKKPIEPLETFVPQNLGAEFQDVEYIPKIKSFVIILDASASMEDVYTGAVNKGHPKFAVAKDILTRMNTTLPEIDINSALVTFGHGFFKPLDKTFVVYELTKHSRGLLENALNGVTIPEGSSPAGNAIKDATNLLLTSGGQNAVILVSDGEQLIGSPLARAQDLKEIYGDKVCLYTIFVGNTAEGAKALRELAREVQCGFSVTADEIASSDDMADFVKKVFLTAIPKQVSDIDSDGDGVYDKDDECPDTPKGAIVDSRGCWVVKGITFDYKKWAIKEEFNSNLSNIVDILQKNPDMHIRIEGHTDNIGSMEYNIDLSQKRAQAVKNYLVGKGIQESRVSTVGFGYKKPIAPNDTEEGRSLNRRAEIVPIK, from the coding sequence ATGCAAAAAATATATCTATTAGCATCATTCCTTACGATGTCAATCACCATTCTCACAGGTTGTGCGCAGCTTAAGCCTCATAAGAAACCTATCGAGCCCCTTGAAACCTTCGTTCCTCAAAATTTAGGTGCAGAATTTCAGGATGTGGAATATATACCAAAAATTAAAAGTTTTGTAATTATTTTAGATGCATCGGCATCTATGGAGGATGTATATACCGGTGCCGTTAATAAAGGGCATCCCAAATTTGCCGTTGCTAAAGATATTTTGACGAGAATGAATACTACCCTGCCTGAGATCGATATCAACAGCGCCCTGGTAACCTTTGGACATGGATTTTTTAAGCCATTGGACAAGACATTTGTTGTTTATGAACTCACGAAGCATTCACGAGGTCTTCTAGAAAACGCGTTAAACGGGGTAACGATTCCCGAGGGCAGCAGTCCGGCTGGTAATGCCATTAAAGATGCTACGAACCTGTTACTGACGTCAGGCGGTCAAAATGCAGTAATACTTGTCAGTGACGGTGAACAGTTAATCGGAAGTCCCCTGGCAAGGGCACAGGATTTAAAAGAAATATATGGAGACAAGGTATGTCTTTACACCATTTTTGTAGGGAATACTGCCGAAGGAGCAAAAGCGCTCAGAGAGCTTGCACGGGAGGTTCAATGTGGTTTTTCGGTGACTGCTGATGAAATTGCGTCCAGTGACGATATGGCAGACTTTGTCAAAAAGGTATTTTTGACAGCGATACCAAAACAAGTTAGTGATATTGATAGTGATGGTGATGGTGTTTATGACAAGGACGACGAATGCCCGGACACACCGAAAGGGGCCATTGTTGATTCCAGGGGATGCTGGGTGGTAAAAGGGATTACTTTTGATTATAAGAAATGGGCTATTAAAGAAGAGTTTAACTCAAATCTCAGCAACATTGTCGATATTTTGCAAAAAAATCCGGATATGCACATAAGAATAGAAGGACATACGGACAATATCGGCTCAATGGAATACAATATCGATCTTTCCCAAAAAAGAGCCCAGGCGGTAAAGAATTATTTGGTCGGGAAAGGCATTCAAGAATCGCGCGTCTCTACCGTGGGTTTTGGATATAAAAAGCCTATTGCTCCTAATGATACCGAAGAAGGCCGCTCCCTGAACAGAAGGGCCGAAATTGTTCCCATAAAGTAG
- a CDS encoding SAM hydrolase/SAM-dependent halogenase family protein — protein MRRSHIITLLTDFGNQDAYVGIMKGVIGGINPSANIIDICHTIPPYDLLNGAYLLSASYQYFPKGTIHVAVVDPGVGSRRDIICVAIRDYLFLVPNNGILSFIVPEEKPKNIIRVTNTKFFLPSPGNTFHGRDIFAPVAAHLSLGIKPQQLDAKINQLEHLDLPQPEQKKTGQMEGRVIYIDRFGNLITNITQSHIEQHIINQSQSITCRDKITSPILHSRKKAMKGKHAKQSFLFHLLFGEKETARKYVIETTLGKKKIMGLSKTYMDVKPGEPLVLFGSTDFLEISINQGNAQKYFKVDQGGKVLIRCNSGFN, from the coding sequence ATGCGCCGATCGCACATAATCACCCTGTTAACAGACTTTGGCAATCAGGACGCATACGTGGGTATCATGAAAGGTGTGATAGGGGGCATCAATCCTTCAGCAAATATTATCGACATCTGCCATACTATTCCTCCATATGACTTATTGAATGGCGCTTACCTTCTCTCTGCATCGTATCAATACTTTCCTAAAGGAACTATCCATGTAGCAGTTGTTGACCCTGGCGTTGGAAGTCGGAGAGACATTATCTGTGTGGCCATACGGGACTATCTCTTTCTTGTGCCCAACAACGGTATTCTCAGCTTCATTGTTCCTGAAGAGAAACCGAAAAACATCATTCGTGTAACAAATACTAAATTTTTCTTACCATCGCCCGGCAATACCTTTCACGGACGGGACATCTTTGCGCCTGTTGCAGCACATCTCTCATTAGGCATAAAACCACAACAATTAGATGCCAAAATCAACCAACTGGAACACCTGGATCTGCCCCAGCCTGAACAGAAAAAAACAGGACAAATGGAGGGTCGGGTTATTTACATCGACCGATTTGGAAATCTTATTACCAATATTACGCAATCGCATATAGAGCAGCACATCATCAACCAATCCCAGTCCATAACATGCAGAGACAAGATCACCTCCCCTATTCTCCACTCTCGCAAGAAGGCGATGAAGGGAAAGCATGCCAAACAATCTTTTCTTTTCCATCTTTTGTTTGGAGAAAAAGAGACGGCCCGGAAATATGTCATAGAGACCACCCTTGGAAAGAAGAAAATCATGGGGTTAAGCAAGACTTACATGGATGTAAAGCCAGGGGAACCACTCGTCCTCTTTGGAAGCACAGATTTTCTGGAAATCTCTATCAATCAGGGAAACGCCCAGAAATATTTTAAGGTGGACCAGGGTGGCAAGGTATTAATCAGATGTAATTCAGGTTTCAATTAG